GTCCTTCAGCAGGTCGACGATCGCGCGCTCGGTCACGGCGTCGACGCCCTGGAAGGGCTCGTCCATGAAGGTGACGTCGGTGTCCTGGACCAGCGCCCGCGCCAGGAACACGCGCTGCTGCTGGCCGCCGGAGAGTTGGCTGATCTGGCGGTCGGCGAGGGAGGCCATGCCGACGCGCTCCAGCGCGGAAAGCGCGGCCTCGCGCTCGCGGCGGCCGGGCCGGCGCACCCAGCCCAGCCGGCGGTACGTGCCCATGGTCACCACGTCGAGCGCCGAGGTGGGGAAGTCCCAGTCGACGCTGCCGCGCTGCGGCACGTAGCCGACGCGGTCGCGGGCCCGCGCCAGCGGCTCGCCGTGGATGAGCACCTGGCCGGCGGCCGCCGGCACCAGGCCGAGGATCGCCTTCAGCAGCGTGCTCTTGCCCGCGCCGTTGGGGCCGACCACGGCCAGCAGCAGGCCGGGCGGCACTTCGAGGTCGACGTCCCACAGGACGGGTTTGTCGCGGTAGGCGACCGTCAGGTCGTGCACGGCGACGGCGAGGCCGGCGCCGGTGTGCGGCGCGGCCGGGGCGGGACGGGTATCGGGGTGCGTCACGGGGTCTCCTTCGCGCCGCCGAGCGCCTCGACGATGGTCGTCACGTTGGTGCGGACCATCCCGACGTACGTGGCGGCAGGGCCGCCGGGATCGCCGAGCGCGTCCGAGTAGAGCGAACCGCCGATGCGCACCTCGTGGCCGCGGGAGCGCACGGCCGCCTGCAGCGCCTCGACGGTGCGCGGCGGGACCGAGGATTCCACGAACACGGCGGGCACGCGCCGGTCGGCCAGGAAGGCGGCCAGGTCCTGCACGTCGCGCGTGCCGGCTTCGGTCGCGGTGCTGATGCCCTGCAGGGCGCGCACCTCGAGCCCGTAGGCGCGGCCGAAATAGCCGAAGGCGTCGTGGGCCGTGGCCAGCACCCGCGCCGGCTCCGGCACCGTCGCGGTGCGGCGGCGCACCCAGGCGTCCAGCGAGTCCAGTTC
This portion of the bacterium genome encodes:
- a CDS encoding metal ABC transporter ATP-binding protein, coding for MTHPDTRPAPAAPHTGAGLAVAVHDLTVAYRDKPVLWDVDLEVPPGLLLAVVGPNGAGKSTLLKAILGLVPAAAGQVLIHGEPLARARDRVGYVPQRGSVDWDFPTSALDVVTMGTYRRLGWVRRPGRREREAALSALERVGMASLADRQISQLSGGQQQRVFLARALVQDTDVTFMDEPFQGVDAVTERAIVDLLKDLRARGRTVVVVHHDLQTVPDYFDWVTLLNVRRIASGPVAEVFTEENLRLAYGGRVGFLERKADPTPAPGGRDDPATSHFGRIRP